A DNA window from Drosophila virilis strain 15010-1051.87 chromosome 4, Dvir_AGI_RSII-ME, whole genome shotgun sequence contains the following coding sequences:
- the Mhc gene encoding myosin heavy chain, muscle isoform X21 — translation MPKPAASQEDEDPTPYLFVSLEQRRIDQSKPYDSKKSCWVPDEKEGYLLGEIKATKGDIVSVGLPGGETKDFKKDQLQQVNPPKYEKAEDMSNLTYLNDASVLHNLRQRYYNKLIYTYSGLFCVAINPYKRYPVYTNRCAKMYRGKRRNEVPPHIFAISDGAYVDMLTNHVNQSMLITGESGAGKTENTKKVIAYFATVGASGKKDESQKNKGSLEDQVVQTNPVLEAFGNAKTVRNDNSSRFGKFIRIHFGPSGKLAGADIETYLLEKARVISQQSLERSYHIFYQIMSGAVAGVKEICGLTDNIYDYHIVSQGKVTVPSIDDSEEFHLTDQAFDILGFTKQEKEDVYKITAAVMHMGGMKFKQRGREEQAEQDGEEEGGRVSKLFGCDTAELYKNLLKPRIKVGNEFVTQGRNVQQVTNSIGALCKGVFDRLFKWLVKKCNETLDTKQKRQHFIGVLDIAGFEIFDYNGFEQLCINFTNEKLQQFFNHHMFVLEQEEYQREGIEWTFIDFGMDLQLCIDLIEKPMGILSILEEESMFPKATDQTFSEKLTNTHLGKSAPFQKPKPPKPGQQAAHFAIGHYAGVVAYNITGWLEKNKDPLNDTVVDQFKKSQNKLLIEIFADHPGQSGGGEQAKGGRGKKGGGFATVSSAYKEQLNSLMTTLRSTQPHFVRCIIPNEMKQPGMVDAHLVMHQLTCNGVLEGIRICRKGFPNRMVYPDFKMRYKIMCPKLLQGVDKDKKATDIIIKFIDLPEDQYRLGNTKVFFRAGVLGQMEEFRDERLGKIMSWMQAWARGYLSRRGFKKLQEQRVALKVVQRNLRKYLQLRTWPWYKLWQKIKPLLNVSRIEDEIARLEEKAKKAEELHAAEVKVRKELEVLNAKLLAEKTALLDSLSGEKGQLQDFQERNAKLTAQKNDLENQLRDIQERLTQEEDARNQLFQQKKKADQEISGLKKDIEDLELSVQKAEQDKATKDHQIRNLNDEIAHQDELINKLNKEKKMQGESNQKTGEELQAAEDKINHLNKVKAKLEQTLDELEDSLEREKKVRGDVEKSKRKVEGDLKLTQEAVSDLERNKKELEQTIQRKDKELSSITAKLEDEQVVVGKHQRQIKELQARIEELEEEVEAERQARAKAEKQRADLARELEELGERLEEAGGATSAQIELNKKREAELSKLRRDLEEANIQHESTLANLRKKHNDAVAEMAEQVDQLNKLKAKAEKEKNEYYGQLNDLRAGVDHITNEKAAQEKIAKQLQHTLNEVQSKLDETNRTLNDFDASKKKLSIENSDLLRQLEEAESQVSQLSKIKISLTTQLEDTKRLADEESRERATLLGKFRNLEHDLDNLREQVEEEAEGKADLQRQLSKANAEAQVWRSKYESDGVARSEELEEAKRKLQARLAEAEETIESLNQKCIGLEKTKQRLSTEVEDLQLEVDRANAIANAAEKKQKAFDKIIGEWKLKVDDLAAELDASQKECRNYSTELFRLKGAYEEGQEQLEAVRRENKNLADEVKDLLDQIGEGGRNIHEIEKARKRLEAEKDELQAALEEAEAALEQEENKVLRAQLELSQVRQEIDRRIQEKEEEFENTRKNHQRALDSMQASLEAEAKGKAEALRMKKKLEADINELEIALDHANKANAEAQKNIKRYQQQLKDIQTALEEEQRARDDAREQLGISERRANALQNELEESRTLLEQADRGRRQAEQELADAHEQLNEVSAQNASISAAKRKLESELQTLHSDLDELLNEAKNSEEKAKKAMVDAARLADELRAEQDHAQTQEKLRKALEQQIKELQVRLDEAEANALKGGKKAIQKLEQRVRELENELDGEQRRHADAQKNLRKSERRIKELSFQSEEDRKNHERMQDLVDKLQQKIKTYKRQIEEAEEIAALNLAKFRKAQQELEEAEERADLAEQAISKFRAKGRAGSVGRGASPAPRATSVRPQFDGLAFPPRFDLAPENEF, via the exons ATGCCGAAGCCAGCTGCCAGCCAGGAGGATGAGGATCCCACCCCATACCTGTTCGTGTCTTTGGAACAAAGACGTATCGATCAATCGAAACCCTATGATTCGAAGAAGAGTTGTTGGGTGCCCGATGAGAAGGAGGGTTATCTTCTTGGTGAGATCAAGGCCACCAAGGGCGATATCGTCTCCGTCGGTCTGCCTGGTGGAGAG ACGAAAGACTTCAAGAAAGATCAGCTCCAGCAGGTGAACCCTCCGAAATACGAAAAAGCTGAGGATATGTCTAACTTGACATACCTTAACGATGCCTCTGTGCTCCATAACTTGAGGCAGAGATATTACAACAAGCTCATCTAT ACCTACTCCGGTCTTTTCTGCGTTGCCATCAATCCCTATAAGCGCTACCCCGTCTATACCAACCGTTGCGCTAAGATGTACCGTGGTAAGCGCCGTAATGAAGTGCCACCCcatatttttgccatttctgaCGGTGCCTACGTCGACATGTTGACCAACCACGTGAATCAATCTATGTTGATTACCGGTGAGTCTGGTgctggtaagactgagaacACGAAGAAGGTCATTGCGTACTTCGCCACTGTTGGCGCTTCTGGCAAGAAGGATGAGTCGCAGAAGAACAAGGGCTCCCTGGAAGATCAGGTTGTGCAAACCAATCCTGTGCTTGAGGCCTTCGGTAACGCCAAGACCGTGCGTAACGATAACTCCTCTCGTTTC GGTAAATTCATCCGTATTCATTTCGGTCCATCTGGTAAACTGGCTGGTGCTGATATTGAGACCT ATCTGTTGGAGAAGGCTCGTGTCATCTCTCAGCAGTCCCTGGAGCGCTCCTACCATATCTTCTACCAGATTATGTCCGGTGCCGTTGCTGGTGTCAaag AAATCTGTGGTTTGACCGATAACATCTACGATTACCACATTGTCTCCCAGGGCAAGGTTACTGTGCCCAGTATCGATGATTCTGAGGAATTCCACCTCACAGAT CAAGCTTTCGACATCTTGGGCTTCACCAAGCAGGAGAAGGAGGATGTGTACAAGATCACCGCCGCTGTCATGCATATGGGTGGCATGAAGTTCAAGCAACGTGGTCGCGAGGAGCAGGCTGAACAGGATGGTGAGGAGGAGGGTGGCCGTGTGTCTAAGCTGTTCGGCTGCGACACCGCTGAGCTGTACAAGAACTTGCTCAAGCCCCGCATCAAGGTCGGTAACGAGTTCGTCACCCAGGGCCGTAACGTCCAGCAGGTCACCAACTCCATTGGTGCTCTGTGCAAGGGTGTCTTCGATCGTCTCTTCAAATGGCTGGTCAAGAAGTGTAACGAGACTCTGGATACCAAGCAGAAGCGTCAGCATTTCATTGGTGTACTGGATATTGCTGGTTTTGAAATCTTCGAC TACAACGGTTTCGAACAATTGTGCATCAATTTCACTAACGAAAAACTGCAACAATTCTTCAACCATCACATGTTCGTTTTGGAACAAGAAGAATATCAGCGGGAGGGCATCGAATGGACCTTCATTGATTTCGGCATGGATCTGCAATTGTGTATTGATTTGATTGAAAAG CCTATGGGTATCTTGTCGATTCTTGAGGAAGAGTCTATGTTCCCCAAGGCCACCGATCAGACCTTCTCGGAGAAGCTGACCAACACCCATTTGGGCAAGTCGGCTCCATTCCAGAAGCCCAAGCCACCAAAGCCCGGCCAGCAGGCAGCTCACTTTGCCATCGGCCATTATGCTGGTGTTGTCGCCTATAACATCACCGGTTGGTTGGAGAAGAACAAGGATCCCCTGAACGACACTGTTGTCGATCAGTTCAAGAAGTCGCAGAACAAACTGCTCATCGAAATCTTCGCTGATCACCCCGGCCAGTCCGGCGGCGGTGAACAGGCCAAGGGCGGTCGTGGCAAGAAGGGCGGTGGCTTCGCCACTGTCTCGTCTGCCTACAAGGAGCAGTTGAACAGCTTGATGACAACTCTGCGCTCGACACAGCCTCACTTCGTCCGTTGCATCATTCCCAATGAAATGAAACAGCCTGGCATGGTTGATGCTCACTTGGTTATGCACCAGCTGACTTGTAACGGTGTGCTTGAAGGTATCCGTATTTGCCGTAAAGGTTTCCCCAACAGAATGGTCTACCCCGACTTCAAGATGCG CTACAAGATCATGTGCCCAAAGCTATTGCAGGGCGTTGACAAAGACAAAAAGGCCACTGATATTATCATTAAGTTTATCGATTTACCCGAAGACCAATACCGTTTGGGTAACACAAAG GTGTTCTTCCGTGCCGGTGTCCTGGGTCAGATGGAGGAGTTCCGTGATGAGCGTCTCGGCAAGATCATGTCCTGGATGCAGGCCTGGGCCCGCGGTTATCTGTCCCGCAGAGGCTTCAAGAAGCTGCAGGAGCAGCGTGTCGCCCTCAAGGTTGTCCAGCGCAATCTGCGCAAATACCTGCAGCTGCGTACCTGGCCCTGGTACAAACTGTGGCAGAAGATCAAGCCTCTGCTCAACGTCAGCCGCATTGAGGACGAAATTGCC CGTCTGGAGGAGAAGGCCAAGAAGGCTGAGGAACTGCATGCCGCTGAAGTGAAAGTGCGCAAGGAGTTGGAGGTCTTGAACGCCAAACTGTTGGCCGAGAAGACCGCCCTGCTGGACTCCCTGTCCGGCGAGAAGGGTCAGCTGCAGGACTTCCAGGAGCGCAACGCTAAGTTGACCGCCCAGAAGAACGACCTCGAGAACCAGCTGCGC GACATTCAAGAGCGCCTGACTCAGGAGGAAGATGCCCGCAACCAGCTGTtccagcagaagaagaaggcCGATCAGGAGATCTCTGGCCTGAAGAAGGACATCGAGGATCTGGAATTGAGCGTCCAGAAGGCCGAACAGGATAAGGCCACCAAGGATCACCAGATCCGCAACTTGAACGACGAGATCGCCCACCAGGATGAGCTCATCAACAAGTTGAACAAGGAGAAGAAGATGCAGGGTGAGAGCAACCAGAAGACTGGTGAGGAACTGCAGGCCGCTGAGGACAAGATTAACCACTTGAACAAGGTTAAGGCCAAGCTCGAGCAGACTCTCGATGAGCTCGAGGATTCGCTGGAGCGCGAGAAGAAGGTGCGCGGCGATGTTGAGAAGTCTAAGCGCAAGGTTGAGGGTGACCTCAAGCTGACCCAGGAGGCTGTTTCCGATCTGGAGCGCAACAAGAAGGAGTTGGAGCAGACCATCCAGCGTAAGGACAAGGAATTGTCCTCCATCACCGCCAAGCTGGAAGATGAGCAGGTCGTTGTTGGCAAACACCAGCGCCAGATCAAGGAACTGCAGGCCCGCATTGAAGAGCTCGAGGAGGAGGTCGAGGCCGAGCGTCAGGCCCGCGCCAAGGCTGAGAAGCAGCGCGCCGATTTGGCCCGCGAACTCGAGGAATTGGGTGAGCGTCTGGAGGAGGCTGGCGGTGCCACCTCTGCCCAGATTGAGCTGAACAAGAAGCGTGAGGCTGAGCTGAGCAAACTGCGTCGCGATCTTGAGGAAGCCAACATCCAGCACGAATCCACCCTGGCCAACCTGCGCAAGAAGCACAACGATGCCGTCGCTGAGATGGCCGAACAGGTTGATCAGCTCAACAAGCTGAAGGCCAA GGCTGAGAAGGAGAAGAACGAGTACTACGGCCAGCTGAACGATCTGCGTGCCGGTGTTGATCACATTACCAACGAGAAG GCTGCCCAGGAGAAGATCgccaagcagctgcagcatacCCTCAACGAGGTCCAGTCCAAATTGGATGAGACCAACAGGACTCTGAACGATTTCGATGCCAGCAAGAAGAAGCTGTCCATTGAGAACTCCGATCTGTTGCGTCAATTGGAGGAAGCCGAGTCTCAGGTGTCGCAGCTGTCCAAGATCAAGATCTCCTTGACCACCCAGCTGGAAGATACCAAGCGTTTGGCCGATGAGGAGTCTCGCGAACGCGCCACCCTTTTGGGCAAGTTCCGCAACTTGGAGCACGACCTCGACAACTTGCGCGAGCAGGTTGAGGAGGAGGCTGAGGGCAAGGCTGATTTGCAGCGTCAACTCAGCAAGGCTAACGCTGAGGCCCAGGTCTGGCGCAGCAAGTACGAGTCCGATGGTGTTGCCCGCTCTGAGGAGCTGGAGGAGGCCAAGAGGAAGCTGCAGGCCCGCCTTGCCGAGGCTGAGGAGACCATCGAGTCGCTCAACCAGAAGTGCATCGGCCTGGAGAAGACCAAGCAGCGCCTGTCCACCGAAGTCGAGGACTTGCAGCTGGAGGTCGACCGTGCCAATGCCATTGCCAACGCCGCCGAGAAGAAGCAGAAGGCCTTCGACAAGATCATTGGCGAATGGAAGCTTAAGGTTGATGACTTGGCCGCTGAGCTGGATGCCTCCCAGAAGGAGTGCCGCAACTACTCCACCGAGTTGTTCCGTCTTAAGGGTGCCTACGAGGAAGGCCAGGAACAGCTGGAGGCTGTGCGTCGTGAGAACAAGAACTTGGCCGATGAGGTTAAGGATCTGCTCGACCAAATCGGTGAGGGTGGCCGCAACATCCATGAAATCGAGAAGGCCCGCAAGCGCCTGGAAGCCGAAAAGGACGAGCTCCAGGCTGCTCTTGAGGAAGCCGAGGCTGCTCTCGAACAGGAGGAGAACAAGGTCCTCCGCGCTCAACTTGAGCTGTCCCAGGTGCGCCAGGAAATCGATCGCCGCATCCAGGAGAAGGAAGAGGAATTCGAGAATACCCGCAAGAACCACCAGCGCGCTCTCGACTCCATGCAAGCCTCCCTCGAAGCCGAAGCCAAGGGCAAGGCTGAGGCGCTGCGCATGAAGAAGAAGTTGGAAGCCGACATCAACGAATTGGAAATTGCTCTGGATCATGCCAACAAG GCTAACGCCGAGGCCCAGAAGAACATCAAGCGCTACCAACAGCAGCTCAAGGACATCCAGACTGCCCTTGAGGAAGAACAGAGAGCCCGCGATGATGCCCGCGAACAGCTGGGTATCTCCGAGCGTCGTGCCAACGCTCTGCAGAACGAACTGGAAGAGTCTCGCACTCTGCTGGAGCAGGCCGATCGCGGTCGTCGCCAGGCCGAGCAAGAGCTGGCCGATGCCCACGAACAGCTGAACGAAGTTTCCGCCCAGAACGCTTCCATCTCCGCTGCCAAGAGGAAATTGGAGTCTGAGCTGCAGACCCTGCACTCTGACCTGGATGAGCTCCTGAACGAAGCCAAGAACTCCGAGGAGAAGGCCAAGAAGGCTATGGTTGATGCTGCCCGCCTGGCTGATGAGCTCCGCGCTGAGCAGGATCATGCCCAGACCCAGGAGAAATTGAGAAAGGCCCTGGAACAGCAGATCAAGGAATTGCAGGTGCGTCTGGATGAGGCTGAGGCCAATGCCCTTAAGGGTGGCAAGAAGGCTATCCAGAAATTGGAGCAGCGCGTCCGCGAGCTCGAGAACGAGCTGGATGGTGAGCAGAGAAGACACGCCGATGCCCAGAAGAACTTGCGCAAATCTGAGCGCCGCATCAAGGAGTTGAGCTTCCAGTCTGAGGAGGACCGCAAGAACCACGAACGCATGCAGGATCTGGTCGATAAGCTGCAACAGAAGATCAAGACATACAAGAGGCAGATCGAGGAAGCCGAGGAAATCGCTGCCCTCAACTTGGCCAAATTCCGCAAGGCCCAGCAGGAGCTCGAGGAAGCCGAGGAGCGTGCCGATCTGGCTGAGCAGGCAATTAGCAAATTCCGCGCCAAGGGACGTGCCGGTTCTGTCGGTCGTGGTGCCAGCCCAGCG CCCCGTGCGACATCCGTTAGGCCACAATTCGACGGATTGGCTTTCCCACCAAGATTCGACCTTGCTCCTGAAAACGAATTCTAA